A single genomic interval of Spirosoma linguale DSM 74 harbors:
- a CDS encoding TonB-dependent receptor plug (PFAM: TonB-dependent receptor plug; TonB-dependent receptor~KEGG: mxa:MXAN_4746 TonB-dependent receptor), whose product MRKLLLGSWLLLLLSYFPALAQEVAVSGRVTSSDDGSALPGVSVQVKGLSRGGTTDAQGNYRVTVPANGRLVFSFIGYKSQELPIGNRTTLNVVLQADATNLGEVVVTALGIERDTRSLSYATQQLNGDRISQRGEPNVLNALQGKVSGVQITGASGEAGASTNINIRGIQSFTGNNQPLFVVDGIPISNSVDRTNLGPNGTLGGPQSSNRALDIAPENIESLNVLKGPAAAALYGSRAASGVIVITTKSGKNAKKKTEITVNSGITFQNVYGLPNFQNDYGQGLNNIFQSNSVASWGPAYGSPATLENGFFTRNSTNPTQLDSTALFPGGALPAYKAYANYRAYPDNIKNFFNQGRILSNSVNIGGASGSSNYNFSVANTAQEGIVRNSKFNRTNVSFGGNTVLSNKFHVGASVNYSNTGQSNSLTGNGGSAFGQLVSVPRSYDLPNLPFQDANGRSVFAGTPGSNENPIWGLENNRTTSNVDRLIGNINIGVDLVKGVNLFYRAGIDTYTDRRKQIFAPSAARLLVGGVGEDIYYWQELNSDLILTGQKNDILPGLNIEGRLGFNVNQRKSQNVTANGQSLTLPNFYNLSNATVFSNNTGESNTLRRLAGYYGQASFSFRNYAFLELTGRFDKSSTLPLSNNTYFYPAVSANVILSDIFPIKSSTLSYLKVRGSAATVGKDADPYQLQSVYVTTSRGNNVSNIAFPINGQNAFSISNRIGPGDNLKPEFTTSYEGGLNLGLFDNRFSIDLTYYNSVSTDMIVNVGMAASTGYTTRTTNVGKMTNKGIEALLTVTPIRVKDFRWDVTVNYTRNVNEVVDIAPGVESFSIPGSAFTGSIPSIVKGQPYGVILGNKKPTNPDGQWIINPNTGLWNPEVSNQNISNPNPLWIGSIQNTFKYKGIALGVLFDTQQGGQLVEFSSGSYKSNGTLDVTGVNRQAPRIIPGVFEISNADGSKSYTPNNIQVDAQSYWRAFGLQSDLNVFSATRYSLREATLSYDLPASLIGKTPFGGISISAVGRNLWYFAPGSPIDPEVNTQGAGNIRGLELQSAPNTRNYGVNLRFTF is encoded by the coding sequence ATGAGAAAACTTCTATTAGGAAGTTGGCTACTCTTGTTATTATCCTATTTTCCTGCATTGGCTCAGGAAGTGGCAGTGAGCGGCCGTGTCACTTCATCCGATGATGGCTCTGCACTTCCAGGGGTGAGTGTACAGGTAAAGGGTCTTAGCCGGGGAGGCACAACAGATGCCCAGGGTAATTATCGGGTAACCGTACCGGCAAATGGTCGATTGGTATTCAGTTTCATCGGCTATAAAAGTCAGGAGTTGCCGATTGGCAACCGCACTACCCTAAATGTGGTTTTACAGGCCGATGCCACCAATCTGGGCGAGGTAGTTGTTACAGCATTGGGTATTGAGCGCGACACCCGGTCCTTATCCTACGCTACTCAGCAGTTAAATGGCGACCGCATTTCGCAGCGGGGTGAACCAAACGTCTTGAACGCCTTACAGGGTAAAGTATCCGGAGTTCAGATTACCGGAGCCAGTGGCGAAGCCGGTGCTTCAACGAACATCAACATCCGGGGTATTCAGTCATTTACCGGAAATAACCAGCCGCTTTTCGTAGTCGATGGTATTCCCATCAGTAACAGCGTAGACCGCACCAACCTTGGCCCGAACGGTACGCTGGGCGGTCCGCAGTCCTCAAACCGGGCCCTCGATATTGCCCCGGAGAATATTGAGTCGCTGAACGTATTGAAAGGACCTGCTGCGGCTGCACTGTATGGTTCACGTGCTGCTTCGGGCGTCATCGTAATTACGACGAAGTCCGGCAAAAATGCCAAGAAGAAAACCGAGATCACGGTCAATTCAGGCATAACGTTTCAGAACGTATACGGCCTGCCGAACTTTCAGAACGATTATGGTCAGGGGTTGAATAATATTTTCCAGAGCAATAGTGTCGCTTCCTGGGGACCTGCCTATGGCTCTCCGGCTACGCTGGAAAATGGCTTTTTTACCCGAAATTCCACAAACCCCACGCAGTTGGATTCGACCGCACTGTTTCCGGGGGGCGCTTTACCGGCCTACAAAGCCTACGCGAATTACCGGGCCTATCCAGACAACATCAAGAACTTCTTCAACCAGGGCCGAATCCTGTCAAACTCCGTCAATATTGGTGGCGCGAGCGGCTCCAGCAACTATAATTTCTCGGTAGCCAATACCGCTCAGGAAGGTATTGTTCGAAACTCGAAATTTAACCGGACCAACGTAAGTTTTGGTGGCAACACGGTATTGTCAAACAAATTTCACGTGGGCGCATCGGTCAATTACAGCAATACGGGCCAGAGCAACTCGCTGACGGGTAATGGTGGTAGTGCCTTTGGACAGTTGGTATCCGTACCCCGAAGCTACGATTTACCAAACCTTCCTTTCCAGGATGCTAATGGCCGTAGTGTATTTGCGGGTACACCCGGCTCCAATGAGAACCCAATCTGGGGCTTGGAAAACAACCGGACAACCAGTAATGTCGACCGCCTGATCGGTAATATCAACATCGGCGTTGACTTGGTCAAAGGCGTCAATCTGTTCTATCGGGCCGGTATCGATACGTATACCGACCGCCGGAAGCAGATTTTCGCGCCGAGTGCGGCCCGCCTGCTGGTGGGTGGTGTTGGCGAAGATATTTATTACTGGCAGGAACTGAACAGTGATCTGATTTTGACCGGCCAGAAAAATGACATTCTGCCGGGACTTAACATCGAAGGCCGGTTAGGCTTTAACGTCAACCAACGGAAATCACAGAACGTAACGGCCAATGGACAAAGTCTGACACTACCCAATTTTTATAACCTGAGCAATGCTACGGTCTTCTCAAACAACACCGGAGAGAGCAACACACTGCGTCGACTGGCGGGTTATTACGGACAGGCCAGTTTCTCGTTCCGCAATTATGCTTTCCTTGAGTTGACGGGTCGTTTCGACAAATCGTCGACCTTACCGCTCAGCAACAATACCTATTTCTATCCGGCGGTGTCGGCTAACGTCATTCTTTCCGACATCTTCCCGATCAAATCATCGACACTTTCGTACCTGAAAGTACGGGGTAGTGCCGCAACGGTGGGTAAAGATGCCGATCCGTATCAGCTACAATCGGTTTACGTGACCACGAGCCGGGGCAATAACGTATCGAACATCGCCTTCCCCATCAACGGGCAGAACGCCTTCTCGATCAGCAACCGGATTGGGCCCGGCGATAACCTGAAACCTGAATTTACAACCTCGTATGAAGGCGGTTTGAACCTTGGGTTGTTTGATAACCGCTTTAGCATTGACCTCACCTATTATAATTCGGTCAGTACAGACATGATCGTAAACGTAGGTATGGCCGCATCGACCGGGTATACGACACGGACCACGAACGTGGGTAAAATGACCAATAAGGGTATCGAAGCCTTGCTGACGGTAACCCCAATCCGGGTTAAAGACTTCCGCTGGGATGTAACCGTCAACTACACGCGCAACGTAAACGAGGTAGTCGACATCGCTCCGGGGGTGGAAAGTTTCTCCATTCCGGGAAGCGCCTTCACGGGTTCGATTCCGTCGATCGTGAAAGGGCAGCCTTACGGAGTAATTCTGGGGAATAAAAAACCAACTAACCCCGACGGTCAGTGGATCATCAACCCCAACACAGGACTTTGGAATCCGGAAGTGTCTAACCAGAATATTTCCAACCCAAACCCACTCTGGATAGGCAGCATTCAGAACACCTTCAAGTACAAAGGCATTGCACTGGGCGTTCTCTTCGATACGCAGCAGGGCGGTCAGTTAGTAGAGTTCTCGTCGGGTTCGTATAAATCCAACGGTACGCTTGACGTAACGGGAGTGAACCGGCAGGCTCCACGCATCATACCGGGTGTATTTGAAATCAGCAATGCCGACGGCTCCAAGTCGTACACACCGAACAACATCCAGGTGGATGCACAAAGTTACTGGCGTGCGTTTGGCTTGCAGAGCGACCTGAACGTGTTCAGTGCAACCCGGTATAGTCTGCGCGAAGCGACACTGAGCTACGACCTGCCCGCATCGCTGATTGGCAAAACACCCTTTGGTGGTATATCCATCTCTGCCGTTGGCCGTAACTTATGGTATTTTGCCCCCGGTTCGCCCATCGACCCAGAAGTTAATACACAGGGCGCAGGCAACATCCGTGGTCTGGAACTACAAAGCGCACCCAACACCCGCAACTACGGCGTAAATCTGAGATTTACTTTCTAA
- a CDS encoding amidohydrolase (KEGG: pcr:Pcryo_1258 peptidase M20D, amidohydrolase~TIGRFAM: amidohydrolase~PFAM: peptidase M20; peptidase dimerisation domain protein), with the protein MQKYVNPVDHAGLISNCLLSYQRKLKLTNSMNRYQLCGRVLLLGGLTVQTAFGQTGTVNARMDKTAESLEKKVVAWRRDLHQHPELGNREFQTAAKIAAHLQSLGMEVKTGVGKTGVVGLLKGGKPGPVVALRADMDGLPVTERVDLPFKSDARTEYNGQQTGVMHACGHDTHVAMLMGAAEVLASVRNDLRGTVKFIFQPAEEGAPAGEEGGAYLMIKEGVLENPKVDAIFGLHINSQTEVGTIKYRPGATMAAVDEYAIKIKGKQTHGAAPWSGVDPIVTAAQVVMGLQTIVSRNLTLTDNAAVVTVGALHSGIRQNIIPEDANMIGTIRTFSPEAQQLVHRRINEIATNIAESAGAKADVKINVMYPVTYNDPKLTDQMAPTLEALAGKNNVKLTPAQTGAEDFSFFQQKVPGFFYFLGGMTKGKKVEEAAPHHTPDFQIDESCFVLGMKSLCHLTVDYMELANKGVAVKELTASGK; encoded by the coding sequence ATGCAAAAGTATGTTAATCCAGTAGATCATGCGGGATTAATCAGCAATTGCCTATTATCTTATCAGAGAAAACTAAAATTGACTAATTCTATGAATCGTTATCAACTTTGCGGCCGCGTATTACTCTTAGGCGGATTAACCGTTCAAACGGCCTTTGGCCAAACAGGGACGGTGAATGCCCGGATGGATAAAACGGCCGAAAGTCTTGAAAAAAAGGTAGTTGCCTGGCGTCGGGATTTACACCAGCATCCAGAGCTGGGAAACCGCGAGTTTCAGACAGCCGCTAAAATTGCCGCACATCTGCAATCGTTGGGTATGGAGGTCAAAACAGGTGTTGGTAAAACCGGAGTGGTTGGCTTGTTGAAGGGTGGCAAACCAGGCCCGGTTGTTGCCCTGCGTGCTGATATGGATGGGCTGCCCGTCACCGAACGCGTTGACTTACCGTTCAAATCAGACGCCCGGACCGAGTATAATGGCCAGCAAACCGGTGTTATGCACGCCTGTGGACATGATACACATGTGGCTATGCTCATGGGTGCTGCCGAGGTTCTGGCATCTGTCAGGAACGATTTGCGGGGGACGGTTAAGTTTATCTTTCAGCCTGCCGAAGAGGGTGCACCCGCTGGTGAAGAAGGGGGCGCCTACCTGATGATCAAGGAAGGCGTTCTCGAAAACCCTAAAGTCGATGCCATTTTTGGCCTGCATATCAATTCGCAGACCGAAGTGGGCACCATCAAATACCGCCCTGGAGCGACTATGGCAGCCGTTGATGAATATGCTATTAAAATTAAAGGGAAGCAAACCCACGGGGCGGCACCCTGGTCGGGCGTAGACCCGATTGTAACGGCCGCTCAGGTGGTTATGGGCCTGCAAACGATAGTGAGTCGGAACCTGACGCTTACCGATAATGCCGCCGTCGTAACAGTAGGGGCGCTTCATAGTGGAATTCGCCAGAATATTATTCCCGAAGATGCCAACATGATCGGTACGATCCGGACGTTCAGTCCAGAAGCGCAGCAGCTCGTACATCGGCGGATCAATGAAATTGCAACGAACATTGCCGAAAGTGCCGGTGCTAAAGCCGACGTGAAAATTAATGTTATGTACCCGGTCACATACAATGATCCCAAACTGACCGACCAGATGGCCCCAACGCTCGAAGCGCTGGCTGGCAAGAATAATGTTAAGCTGACTCCCGCACAAACGGGAGCCGAAGACTTCTCATTCTTCCAACAAAAAGTGCCGGGCTTTTTCTACTTCCTCGGCGGAATGACCAAAGGTAAAAAAGTAGAAGAGGCAGCTCCGCACCACACTCCCGACTTTCAGATTGATGAGTCTTGTTTTGTGCTGGGCATGAAATCACTCTGCCACCTGACGGTCGATTATATGGAGCTTGCCAATAAAGGTGTTGCCGTTAAAGAACTCACGGCGAGTGGTAAGTAG
- a CDS encoding short-chain dehydrogenase/reductase SDR (PFAM: short-chain dehydrogenase/reductase SDR; KR domain protein; NAD-dependent epimerase/dehydratase~KEGG: abo:ABO_1265 oxidoreductase) gives MVIPFSEAVVWITGASSGIGEAVALNLAGHKGVKLILSARREEELERVAKQAGLPASDVFILPLDMSRSDSMAPAVEAVQQRFGRIDYVFQNAGITQRSSVADTDFVVYKRIMDVNFFGIVALTKAVLPLMLARGSGHFVVTSSVAGKLATKQRSGYCASKHALHGFFDALRAETFDAGLRVTLVCPGYIHTPISIHALGANGQQHGKMDENQEKGMPAGEFARRLLRAVAQEKEEVYIGGKETYGIYLKRFFPGLLSRILRK, from the coding sequence ATGGTGATTCCTTTCTCCGAGGCTGTTGTCTGGATTACTGGTGCCTCATCGGGCATTGGCGAAGCGGTTGCGCTTAACTTAGCCGGGCATAAGGGTGTTAAACTAATCCTGTCGGCCCGGCGGGAAGAAGAGTTGGAACGAGTGGCGAAGCAAGCCGGTTTACCCGCGTCTGATGTGTTCATTCTACCACTAGACATGAGTCGTTCAGATAGCATGGCTCCGGCCGTAGAAGCGGTACAGCAACGATTTGGACGAATCGACTACGTTTTTCAGAATGCAGGGATTACCCAACGGAGTTCGGTAGCGGACACCGACTTTGTGGTGTATAAACGCATCATGGATGTCAACTTCTTTGGGATTGTTGCCCTTACCAAGGCGGTTTTACCGCTTATGCTCGCCCGGGGCAGCGGTCATTTTGTGGTAACCAGCAGCGTTGCCGGAAAACTTGCCACCAAACAACGGTCAGGATACTGTGCCAGCAAACATGCCCTGCATGGCTTCTTCGATGCGCTCCGTGCCGAAACGTTTGATGCGGGCTTGCGGGTCACGCTGGTATGCCCCGGCTATATTCACACCCCTATTTCAATCCATGCCCTAGGAGCCAATGGTCAGCAACACGGTAAAATGGATGAAAACCAGGAAAAAGGTATGCCCGCTGGTGAATTTGCCCGGCGACTGCTGCGAGCGGTTGCTCAGGAGAAAGAAGAAGTGTACATAGGCGGTAAAGAAACCTATGGTATCTACCTAAAGCGGTTCTTCCCCGGATTACTTTCCCGGATATTAAGGAAATAG
- a CDS encoding peptidase U61 LD-carboxypeptidase A (PFAM: peptidase U61 LD-carboxypeptidase A~KEGG: ade:Adeh_3395 peptidase S66, LD- carboxypeptidase A), with product MILPPFLSPGDTVGVVAPASWFPYSELAEGLRILREDWRLNVIEGASLQAIDGPFAGSDDLRRNDLQQLFDNPSVRAIFAARGGYGCYRIADGLDLSGLLANPKWLVGFSDVTVLLSLLTNQGVISLHGLMPRQFGDPNRAESLESLRQWLFGNCPAYYETPAHPLNRQGQASGALVGGNLTMLTNSFCTPTDLNVSEKILFIEDIDETLFSLDRMMTQFQRSGRLAELAGLVVGQFTDMRGNLSLPFGKGAYEIIADTVAAYDYPVLFDFPAGHVDYNLALPIGKAVQLVVQPESAVLHFNL from the coding sequence GTGATTTTACCTCCTTTTCTTTCTCCCGGCGATACCGTCGGTGTTGTCGCTCCGGCCAGTTGGTTTCCGTATAGCGAGTTGGCAGAAGGACTCCGCATCCTGCGCGAAGACTGGCGGCTCAACGTTATCGAAGGTGCCAGCCTGCAGGCCATCGACGGTCCTTTTGCCGGTTCGGATGACCTGCGCCGGAACGACCTGCAACAGCTTTTCGATAACCCTTCTGTACGAGCCATATTTGCGGCTCGTGGAGGCTACGGGTGCTACCGTATTGCCGACGGTCTCGATTTATCAGGCTTGCTGGCCAACCCCAAGTGGTTGGTTGGCTTTAGCGATGTTACGGTACTGCTCAGTTTACTGACCAATCAGGGTGTCATTAGCCTGCATGGTCTTATGCCCCGGCAATTTGGCGACCCCAATCGGGCCGAATCGCTGGAATCGCTACGGCAGTGGTTATTTGGCAACTGCCCGGCCTATTACGAAACACCCGCTCACCCGCTCAACCGACAGGGGCAGGCGTCGGGAGCACTGGTGGGCGGTAATTTGACCATGCTGACCAATTCGTTTTGCACACCCACCGACCTGAACGTTAGCGAAAAGATTCTCTTCATTGAAGATATTGACGAAACGCTTTTCTCGCTCGATCGTATGATGACGCAGTTCCAGCGATCCGGGCGGCTAGCCGAACTGGCGGGTCTGGTTGTGGGTCAGTTTACAGACATGCGCGGTAATTTATCCCTGCCGTTTGGGAAAGGTGCTTACGAAATCATTGCCGATACGGTGGCCGCCTACGACTACCCCGTTCTCTTCGACTTCCCGGCCGGGCACGTCGATTATAACCTGGCCCTTCCCATTGGCAAAGCGGTTCAATTGGTGGTGCAACCCGAATCAGCCGTTCTTCATTTTAACCTGTGA
- a CDS encoding K channel inward rectifier conserved region 2 domain protein (PFAM: K channel inward rectifier conserved region 2 domain protein; Ion transport 2 domain protein~KEGG: bph:Bphy_0145 K+ channel inward rectifier domain-containing protein) — MNTANQRLFNQTDKGSNLVEQEVQRDDIGFGTKLTDSRSRLVNQDGTFNIVRVNGTLWDRLNVYNRLITMGWLQFMSWLVVFYVTANTFFAGVYMLAGPDMLKAASEKALYSPFWKCFFFSSQTLTTVGYGHIAPDSFLTSSIAAFESMVGLLAFALATGLLYGRFSRSVAHIRFSKQAVLAPYLDVNGWMFRIINTRSNQLVNLEVSVSMSRLEPRADGTLYRKYYGLSLERNKVAFFPTNWTIVHPITQNSPLYGCTPEDLEASDTEFLISLQALDDTFVQNVHTRFSYRFDEVLWGYKFRPMFDGTQTMPIQLDLTKLDDVQEAPLN, encoded by the coding sequence ATGAACACGGCAAACCAACGCCTTTTCAACCAAACAGACAAAGGCAGTAATTTAGTTGAACAGGAAGTACAACGCGACGACATTGGTTTCGGTACCAAGTTAACAGATTCCCGTTCCCGACTTGTCAATCAGGACGGTACGTTTAACATTGTTCGTGTTAATGGCACCCTCTGGGACCGGCTGAACGTTTATAACCGGCTAATCACCATGGGCTGGCTGCAATTTATGAGCTGGCTTGTAGTCTTTTACGTGACGGCCAATACCTTCTTCGCGGGTGTTTATATGCTGGCTGGCCCCGACATGCTGAAAGCAGCCAGTGAGAAAGCCCTGTATAGTCCGTTCTGGAAATGCTTTTTCTTCAGTTCACAAACGCTCACTACGGTAGGTTACGGCCATATTGCGCCAGACAGTTTCCTGACCAGTTCCATTGCCGCCTTCGAATCGATGGTTGGATTGCTGGCGTTTGCACTGGCTACGGGTCTGCTTTATGGGCGCTTCTCGCGCTCGGTTGCCCATATCCGCTTTTCAAAACAGGCCGTTCTGGCTCCCTACCTGGACGTTAACGGCTGGATGTTCCGAATTATAAATACCCGGTCCAACCAACTCGTCAATCTGGAAGTAAGCGTGTCTATGTCGCGGCTGGAACCTCGTGCAGACGGTACGCTGTATCGAAAGTATTACGGCCTTAGTCTGGAACGGAACAAAGTAGCCTTCTTTCCAACCAACTGGACAATCGTTCACCCCATCACCCAAAATAGCCCTCTATACGGGTGTACGCCCGAAGATCTCGAAGCATCGGATACCGAATTTCTGATTTCGCTGCAGGCCCTCGACGATACCTTTGTTCAGAATGTACACACCCGGTTCTCGTACCGATTCGACGAAGTCCTCTGGGGTTATAAATTTCGGCCCATGTTTGATGGAACACAGACTATGCCCATACAGCTGGATTTGACCAAACTAGACGATGTTCAGGAAGCTCCGCTAAACTGA
- a CDS encoding Na+/H+ antiporter (TIGRFAM: Na+/H+ antiporter~PFAM: sodium/hydrogen exchanger~KEGG: ccv:CCV52592_0578 Na+/H+ antiporter) has translation MHPIETITGLLGITTLLAVVARRLRISYPILLVLTGLFIGWIPGLPPVILSPDVVFLIFLPPLLYAAAWQIDNVELKLYSRSVLFLAVGLVLFTSTVVALVAIVCIPGFTLAQGYLLGAIIAPPDAVAASSVTKGLNIPKRITTVLEGESLVNDASSLIIYRYGLVAILTSQFVLWKAGLQFIGIALASGALGLVIGWVMLKVHKAISRDTITNTAITLLIPYGSYLIAEQLHLSGVLVVVTVGLFISARSGQVFTYESRLQTNSVWAVMVFLLNGLVFILIGLQLPTIVSELNGYTMPQAVNYALLISAVAIVCRIVWVFPGAYGPRWLSARIRKREAKPRWQQVAVVSWAGMRGVVSLAGALALPLTLPNGQPFPGRDLILFITFGVIFCTLVLQGLTLPVLIDELDVREKIDEKKEERRLRQKMALQAITHLEANHSAGSVHDDVLNYVKNTYELRINELNGMLRATNLAERPAELYQQAVRLQLELLTIERTVLSEQRKDSQLDDDILRKIEQELDLEAARLSLVQPDK, from the coding sequence ATGCACCCTATTGAAACAATTACCGGCCTGCTTGGCATCACGACATTACTGGCTGTAGTGGCCCGACGTTTACGAATCTCGTACCCCATTCTGTTAGTACTTACGGGCTTGTTTATTGGCTGGATACCCGGTCTGCCTCCCGTCATTCTGTCTCCGGATGTGGTTTTTCTTATTTTTCTGCCTCCCTTGCTGTACGCTGCTGCCTGGCAAATCGACAATGTTGAACTGAAGCTATACAGTCGTTCGGTCCTGTTTCTGGCCGTTGGGCTGGTGCTGTTTACATCTACGGTAGTTGCCCTGGTCGCCATTGTATGTATTCCGGGTTTTACGCTGGCACAGGGCTATCTGCTCGGAGCCATCATTGCGCCCCCCGATGCGGTAGCGGCTTCGTCAGTAACCAAAGGATTGAATATTCCTAAGCGGATCACAACAGTGCTGGAAGGGGAGAGCCTGGTGAACGACGCGAGTAGCCTGATCATTTATCGTTACGGCCTGGTGGCTATCCTGACCAGTCAGTTCGTTTTGTGGAAAGCCGGTCTTCAATTTATCGGGATTGCACTGGCCAGTGGCGCGTTGGGGCTGGTTATCGGCTGGGTAATGCTCAAGGTACATAAGGCTATTAGCCGGGATACTATAACCAACACGGCCATAACGCTACTCATCCCGTACGGTTCTTACCTGATAGCCGAACAATTGCATCTTTCCGGGGTGCTGGTCGTCGTAACGGTCGGACTGTTTATTTCGGCCCGGAGCGGGCAGGTGTTTACCTATGAAAGCCGGTTACAGACAAATTCGGTTTGGGCAGTTATGGTCTTTCTGCTCAATGGGCTGGTCTTTATCCTGATTGGTTTACAACTGCCAACGATTGTTTCCGAATTAAACGGCTACACAATGCCACAGGCAGTTAACTATGCCCTGCTCATCAGCGCCGTGGCCATTGTATGCCGGATCGTCTGGGTTTTTCCGGGTGCTTATGGCCCGCGCTGGCTGAGTGCGCGTATCCGAAAGCGGGAAGCAAAACCACGCTGGCAGCAGGTAGCTGTGGTGAGTTGGGCCGGTATGCGGGGCGTTGTCTCGCTGGCCGGGGCGCTGGCCTTGCCCCTTACCTTGCCTAATGGGCAGCCTTTTCCGGGCCGTGATTTAATCCTGTTCATTACCTTCGGCGTTATCTTTTGTACACTGGTATTGCAGGGGCTTACCCTGCCCGTACTCATCGATGAGCTGGACGTACGCGAAAAGATCGACGAAAAGAAAGAAGAACGACGATTACGGCAGAAAATGGCCTTACAGGCTATAACCCACCTGGAGGCTAACCACTCGGCGGGTTCGGTTCACGATGACGTCCTGAATTACGTAAAGAACACCTACGAACTGCGCATCAATGAACTGAACGGTATGCTTCGGGCTACGAACCTGGCAGAGCGCCCGGCCGAACTCTACCAGCAGGCAGTCCGCCTTCAGCTGGAACTCCTGACAATCGAACGGACTGTGCTAAGCGAACAACGCAAGGATAGTCAGCTGGACGATGATATACTTCGCAAAATAGAGCAGGAGTTGGACCTGGAGGCCGCCCGGCTGTCGCTGGTACAACCTGATAAATGA